Within the candidate division KSB1 bacterium genome, the region TCTCACCATTCGTATTAACCAATATTTTCCCTGGCAACAGCATACCATTTACATCCTTTATTTCCAGATAGAACTCTTCGAATTCCGCCGGGCTGCCCATCATTGTGGTACCGTTATAAACTTGTTTAAGCGGTTTGAAGGTGCTGGCATCCACATATAGCTTGGTGGTATTATCGTTTTGATCTTTCACAAGCAATATTTCCGCAGCTTTACCATCGACATCGCCGGAACCCAAATACTGAGAAGTTATGCCATCAGCTTCACCAAGACGAAATAAAACGATCCAGTCACGAAATAGACTACCTTTAATTCCATCTAATTGTGATTTTGGCATATCCCTTGAACCTTGCGGTGACACCATCCACCCTTTGTCTCCGACTAAAACTTGTTTCATTTCTCCAAACGGTAAATTTAATACCATTTGTATTTTATCCGGTGGGACCAATGTCATAGTTGAAGTCGCTTGCATTTCTCCCTGGGGAGTGGAAATAACCATATTGCCCTCTACAACATAATTTTCAACAGAAGCGTATGCTTTTTGTCCTCCACAAGCTGCAACAGTCTTCGTGAAGATTTCCATTCCCTTAGCCAAAGATTCAGGGGTCGCTTCCGGCATTTCCTCTTTAGGAGTTGGAATGGTTATATCAATTTCATTGACAGTGCCCAACACAGATAACGGCTCATCGAAATCTTCTACATTACCGACTACAAGGATCCTCACTTTGTCCGGCTGCAAGTATTTGTTGGCGACGCGCCGCACATCTTCTTTGGTAACTTTTTCAATATTTTCTTTCGTCTGCTGCAAAAAGTCTTTTGGATATCCATAATACTCATAAATAATTAAATAATTAACCTGGATAATTCATAGCCACCAAGACTCAAAGACACAAAGCTTTAAAAAATAAAGGTTAAGAAAGATTGATTTTTTATATTGACAGAAAATTGGTTCATAGTAATTTTATTTATAACTTTAATATTCTTAGTGATTTAGAGTCTTTGTGGCAAAAATTCATGAATAGTGCAGGTTAATGAATAGCTATTATTTTGTTAGCATTTCAATGTAAATAATAACTCCCCTCTTTGAGAGGCTGTTGCAGAATGCATCCAAAGATGATAAAAATTGTCATCCTGATCCCGTCCGGACGGATAATCAATTAACCAGGCTTTCCCCCATTTTAGCCTTCCTGTATTTCACTTCCCCGCCAATAATCGTATAAACCACTTCGGCGCTTCGGATTTCATCTTCAGGAATTTTCATGATATCTTTGGATAGAACCGTGATGTCAGCCAGTTTCCCCACCTTCAAGGAACCCTTAATATCTTCTTCAAAAGCCGCGTACGCGTTGTTGATGGTGTAAGCTCTAAGCGCCTGTTCCCGGGTCATCCGCTGTTCCGGGAAAAAGATTGAGCCATCCGGCAGTTCACGCGTCACCGCACAATGAAAGCTGGCGATAGGGTCGATATCTTCTACCGGGGGATCGGTGCCATTCATCACAACAGCGCCGGCCTGGATCATTGACTGAAATAAATAACTACGTTCCCGGGCTCGTTCTTCACCCAACCGATCCAATACCCATGGCCCATCGGAACAGGCGAAAATCCCTTGAATGCCTGGAATCACCCCCAATTCAGCAAAGCGTGGCAGATCATCAGGATGTATCACCTGTGCATGCTCGATGCGCCAGCGCAGATCATTTTTAGTCGGGTTCTTTTTGAATTCGGCTTCATAAATATCAAACAAAATACGAGCTGCCCGATCCCCAATTCCCTGGATCGCCATTTGGTAATCATGCTGGATCGCCAGCTCAGCGGATCGCCGAATATCTTCAACCGGTGTGACATTAAATCCTACACTTCTTGGCAAATCGCTATATGGTTCGAGGAGCCAACCGCCATGGGTTCCCAAAGCGCCATCCAACACTTTTTCACCGATTGTCCGAACAGTTAAATATCCATCTCCATGATTGATCAACCTGTACTGCTGAAGCTTACCTTCCAAATCTTCCGCAGATTCTTGAATTGCCAGGTAGAGTCGAATAGGCAGGTTTCCTTCTCCTGCCATTTTTTTAAGTTTATCGATTGTTTCAAATGAGGAACCCATGTCCTGAAAACTGGTGATGCCATTTTCGATTGCGTTCCGAGCTGCCAGCGCCACCTGGTTTCTAAACTCTGCTTCAATTTCCTGAGAAGAACGACTTGCTTTGAATTGGTCCACCAAATTCCAAACCATTTCAGCCGCAGTTTCTCTTAACATGCCAATTGCGTACCTTCTCACATCTCGAACAATTTCACCACCAGGTGGATTTGCAGTGGTTGTAGTAATACCTGCAAGTTGAAGGGCTTTTTCATTAACAAATATGCCATGACCGCTTACATGGTTCAGCAGAACAGGATTATTCGGACTGACTTTACTCAAGTCATGATGAGTCGGCAGACCTTCTACATTTGGGCTGGGAGGTTTTTCCCACTTATCCTGGTGCCAACCCCAACCCAAAATCCAGTCGCCAGGGTTTGCATTGATCGCTGCTTCAGCAACCAATTTGACAATTTCCGGCCAATTTCTGGCTTTCGTTAAATCCAATTGAGTTAGAACTTCACCCAGACGCAAAAAATGGCCATGACCCTCAATAAGTCCCGGAATTGCAAGCTGTCCCTGCAAATCGATGATGTCAGTTCTATCGGTTATGTAATGTTTGATTTCTTGTTCGGTCCCTATGGCCAAAATGTGTTTGCCCCTAATTGCTATAGCCTCAACTTCCGGATAATCATCCTCCATAGTGACGATTTTGCCATTGAGCAGGACTAAATCTGCGGTATTGTTTTTGGATTCACATCCAATCAGAAGTTGAAGAGGAATAGCTAGTGCAATAATGATCATAATTTTATTCATGATAAACTCCGTCAAAATAAACCAGGGCAACAATGATCAACTGAATTTTTTTGATTGAATATGTGTAAGTTCATTTTACCGACTGGTTTTGATAAAAGCAAGATTTATTCTGTTGCTACATTCAAAAACTTTGTTTTTTTATCGTTCAGCACCCCCTTCGACATGGCTCAGGACGCTGCCTCGATACGCAATCATTAAAAAACTATGATTGCTACTCGGGATGCTCGTTTTAATATTATTCTCTCCAAAAGGAGCATCCTGAGTAGGGGCTTTCCAAAAAGGGTCATAGATAATACGTAACTCGACATTTATGTCGAAAAACTAGCCTCAAGCTCGGCGACATGAATGTCGCGTTACTGACTCTTCACGAGCTTTTTTGACAGCCCCGTATCGAAGCAGCGACCTGATGCCGTCGAAGGGGGTGTCCATCAATTAAGCATCAACTTCAATGATAGCTTTTACAACTTAATGCTGAAAAACCCTAATTTGTTTGCAGTCTTGAACTGCGCTTGAATAATTTAAATCAAAGCAAAAACCTCTCAGGTTCTAAAAACCTGAGAGGTTTGATTTCCATATTATCCTTATCAAAGAAATCGCCACTCCCGAAATTTAATTCGGTAAGTGGCGATCGGGAGCTATGAATATCGAAAGTTCAATTTAATATCAGCACAACCTGGTCCCCGGTTCGAATACTTGTTACATATTGTTTTTCATCTTGTTCGGTTTCCTGCTGGATCATTTGCATCACTTGTACAATAATACCGGTTACATTTTCATCACTCGCAAGAGCTTGGATGTCCGCTGCCGGGATTGTATATTCGCCGGTATTGGTTTCGATTTCGTAGCGTGGTGGCGGCTCATGGTTTCCCGAACCACGTCTATGTCCTCTTGGCCCACGACCAAATGAACCCTGGTTATTATCCCTGTCGATCACTGGGATGAGTCCAATGACCAGCTTTCCTTCGCTTGCGCCACCATCCCAGGAGACTTTGAGATCCTCACTTGAATTAATTGCACTATCATTTGCAGGGCTGGTAATTTGCAAAGTCTGCTGTGGTGCAGTAATGGATACTGTTAGCGCCGGAAAATCTTCAGAGCCTGTGGCAGTGAAACTGTAAGTGTCGCCAGCAACAAAGGGGATATCGATGTCCGGCTCATTATTGCCTTCATGATTACCTGGCCGCATACCGCCAAGGTTACCCGAACCAAATCCTAAGCCTCTTTGATTGCCGCCCCTATTACCACGTCCAAATCCACCTTGATTATTTGATTCAGGTCCTCCACGGCCTCCTGACCTAAAACCACCCTTGCGGCCATGCATTTTTTTACCAATATTGTAAACTACACCACCATTAGGTAATTCTCTTTTGTTAAGCTCAAATTCTCCCTGGCTAAACACCAATGTAACCGTTCCCATATCTTTTCCGGCTCGTAATCGACGTTCCTGGGTAGAATCGGAATTTAATGCTACTGCGAAGGCATCGCTACGTATTTGCAATTCTTCTTCAATAGGATTGTAGAATGGATGCCATCCCAACGAGAAAATTGCATCCACACCTTCCAGATCAGTTCCGTTATCTGCAACTTTGGAAAGTTCGTCATTTACTGCTGCTTCATATATTGCGGCGTTTATCTCATTCAACGAATCCTCTTCAAAAGCGTTTATTCCATCGGTGAATGAATTATCACAGCCAACTGAAAAAATCAATAGAGCCCCAATACAAGCCATTGAATATAGATGAGTCCTTCTCATAATCGTTCTCCTTTATTCCTATTAAATTATTTTTTCCCGATGCCTTCATTCTTTGGGCCCTTAAGTTTTTCAGCATCATTTCTTTTCATTGGATAATACGGATGAAAAATGAATGACCCTATCTGAAGAGGAAATTAAGCCGCGGATACACATAGATTGATACTGAGTATACAAAAACATAATTACTGTAACGTATAAAAATTGTATTCATCAATATCAAAAAGGCATAATAAAAACTTCCCCTGTCCCCTCCTTAACAAGGAGGGGAAATTCCTCCTCTGCTAAATCTTGCTAAGGGGAGGTTAGGAGGGGTAATTGAGAAAAACAAATGGCTACAGCTTTAATAGCTCCGTTTAAAAATACGTCACCGAATTTATGACAGACCACTAAGGAGCACTACTTTCCGGGGTTAATTCGTGTACCTCTGTAGCTAATAATTGAATCCTAATTTTCGGGAAATATTAAAAGAGTAATAAAGCAAGGAAGGATTTGAGTTCAATACGAAGAATTTTCAAGGCTTTGCTCATTCTGCTTTCCACGGTCTTGACCGATATATCCAAAGTTTCGGCGATTTCCGTGTATTTCAACCCATCAAAACGATTTAGGCAAAAGACTGTTTGGAGTGGCTCGGGAAGTGATTTAATAGCTTCATCCGCTTTTTCCTGAAGGTCAAATTGTTCATTTGGCATTACGGTTTGGTTTTTTTCTGCATTCTGAATATATACATCTTCAATGGTGACCTTCCGTAAATGATCGATTGCTAAATTATTTGCAGACCGGAATAAATAAGCTTTTATTGATTTACTTTCATCCAGTGAGTCTCTATTATTCCAAATCTTATAGAAAATATCCTGAACCAGGTCTTTGGCTAATTCATAGTTACGAGTCTTATACACTAAAAATCTAAATAGATGCTCAAAATATCGATAATACAATATCTTGAAAGCGCCTGTATCCGAAGTTTTGATTAGGAGTGTTAGATCAGTATCGCTTTGTTCCACTTGTGTGTCATATAATATTGATTTTGAAGAATCTATCCGCGATATGGTAATAAATGAATTTGATAATGGCAAAATATTTCAGGTTCTTGGCTAAAATTGTTTAAATATTCACAAAACTTCCACTTGAATTGGCAACTGAATCAATTCGATGATCTTTTTAAATGAAGAAGCGAAATTTAAGTTCAAAATCTTTGGGGTTAGAAAAATAAATAAAATTGATAAATTGGACGATATTGTAGTTAGCTCCAATTAAATATTTGTAATCTTTCAGTCTTTAAAAGATGGTATTGGTTTCAAGGTTATTAAATTATTATATTACTCGTGGATAAATCAGCCTACATTATGAGAACAATAACTTTCCACTCAACTAAAACTAAAAGCATTCTAGTTACCTTACAATCTCAGGAGTCTTAAAATGGAAGAAAAGACTAAACAAATGCATGCCTCCGAGGAAGAAGCACGTCGTGTTGCGGAAGAGGCCAGGGAGAAAGAATGGGATCGTCCCAGCTTTCTGAAAGAAACCTTCCTTGGCAATTGTCGAATGGATATTATCTATCCATTTCCAGAGCTTAAGGGCATCAACAGACCGGAATTTAAGGAATTTTATGACAAGATGTACTCTTTCTTAAAGGCAGTGGATTCAGATGCAATCGATCGCAATGGCAAGATTCCTCCTGAAGATATTAAGAAGTTAGCGGTAATGGGCGCTTTTGGAATGAAGATCGAGACCAAGTATGGCGGTGTTGGATTATACCAGGCGGAATATAACAAAATCATGAAATTAGTTGCTAGCAAAGATGGCAATCTCGCTGCGTTACTTTCGGCGCATCAATCCATTGGTGTACCTCAACCACTGAAATTATTTGGCACCGAAAAGCAAAAAAATGAATACTTCCCTCGGATCGCTAAAGGTGAAGTGACTGCGTTTGCACTTACTGAATCTAATGTTGGCTCGGATCCGGCAAAATTGTCTACTTCGGTGGAGGATTCTAAGGACGGAAAGTATTATATCTTAAATGGCGAGAAGCTCTGGTGTACGAATGGTACGATTGCCGATTTATTGGTAGTGATGGCTAGCCATACTGAAGATGGAAAAATGAGCGCTTTTATCGTCGAAACAAAATGGAAAGGCGTCGAAGTCATCCATCGTTGCCATTTTATGGGTTTACGGGCACTCGAAAATGGTGTGATAAAATTTACGGATGTTAAAATTCCCAAAGAAAATCTTCTTTGGAAAAGAGGCGCTGGACTCAAGTTAGCGTTAATTACTTTAAATACCGGTAGGTTAACGATCCCGGCATGTTCGGTTGGAGCAGCAAAGGCATGCATCGAGATTTGCAGAAACTGGGGAAAAAGCAGGGTGCAATGGGGTCAGCCTATCGGTAAGCACGAAGCAATTGCCCAAAAGATTACAACCATTACAGCAAATACATTTGCCATGGAATCGGTATCGGATTTAGCCACGGCGCTTTCGGATAATGACTTCGATATCCGATTGGAAGCTGCCGTCGCTAAAATATTTAACACTGAGGTTGGCTGGAAAATAATCGACGAAACACTTCAAATCCGTAGCGGACGCGGTTATGAAACAGCAGATTCTCTAAAAGCGAGAGGAGAACCCGGAATTCCGGTTGAAAGAGCACTTCGAGATTTTCGTATCAATATGATCTTTGAAGGCACGAGTGAAATTATGCGTCTGTTTATCGCTCGAGAGGCTGTGGATAAACATCTTGAGGTAGCCGGAGCCATGATCGATCCGAAAAAGAAAATTGGCGAGAAATTGAGCGCTTTCCCCGGGATCGTTAAGTTTTATATTAAATGGTATCCTAAGCTGTGGTTTGCCTGGGATAGATGGCCGAATCATGGTCAATATGGTAAACTCTCGAAACATATAAGATTTATCCATCGAGCCACTCGAAAACTTGCGCGAGAAATTTTTCACGGTATGCTGATTTACCGAGCAGCAATGCAGAAAAAACAAGCTTTTCTGTTTCGGATAGTGGATATTGGTGCAGAATTATTTGCAATGTCAGCAACGGTTAGCCGTGCCATTAAAGTGAAAAAAGAAGGCACTAAAAATGCTGAAATTTTAGCGGATATTTTCTGTGCTAATGCTCGAAAACGAATACGGCAAAGTTTCAAAGCACTATGGTCTAATACGGATAAAAAGCAATACAAACTAGTAAAAGAGATCCTGGATGATAAATACCTGTGGATGGAAGATAATATTATCAGCAACTATCCGGATGAAGTTGGAGAGAAGAAAGAAGAAGCTCCGGTAGCTAAACCTAGCGAAAAGACAATCGAAGAAAAGAAAGAAGAAGTAGAAGAAGCCACGACGTAAAATTCAAAAAACCCTCGGGATCTTCAAGACGCAGGGTTTAAAGCTTTCCTTGTAAAATAAGCAAACCTGCCAGTTTTCCATAGCCTGGCAGTTTTCCATATCTATTATTTGTTAGATAAAAAAGACAAGATTTGATTTGTTACCTCAACAGGAGCATCTGCATGTACCCAATGACCTGCTCCTGCGATTGTGGAAATTTTTGCATCAGGGAATAATTGGGGAATCAATTCTTCATCTTGTAATGGTATATAGTCCGAATTTCCACCACGAAGAAAAAGCGTTGGCCCTGAAAATGGCTTTTTGGAAAAAACACCTTCTCTTAGAATTTGAATATTTTGTTCAATTGCGCTCAGATTCAATTTCCAGGTAAGTGAGTTGTCTTTTTCCCTGGTGAGGTTTTTTAGTAAAAATTGTCTTATTGCAAGATTTGGAATTCCTTGCATTAACGACTCATCAGCTTGTTTACGTGATTGGATAATTGTGAAATCCAATGTTTTCATCGCTTGAATGATATTTACAATAAACTGGATATTAGATGAATTACGATCAATAGGGGATATATCAACAATAACCAGCTTGTCCAAGTGGCGCGGGAAACGAAGAGCGTACTTCATGGCTATCTTGCCACCAAGAGAATGACCTACCAAAGAAATGTTCTCGAGATTATGATCAGACCGAAATTCCAGCAAGTCTTCAACCATACCATTGAAACTGAAATCATCACTATGGGGGGATTGGCCGTGGTTCCTCAAATCGAGCAAGTAGACAGAATTGTGATCTGCTAATTTTTTACCAACTGTCAGCCAATTATCGGAAGCGCCGAACAAGCCATGCATGATTATGATAGGTTTACCGCCGCCCAGTTTTTTGAAATTTAATTTCATAACACAGCAAAGCTGAAAACAAATTAGTTAGGTTCTTCCGGAATTGGAGAGAATAAACTAAAAACGAGCATCCCGAGTAGCAATCATAGTTTTTTTATGATTGCGTATCGAGGGGGTGCTAAACTTTGATAAAAAACAAAAGTTTTACAACTGTAATAGTATAAAGGCTCAGAAATATAAAAGACAGCATTGAAAATTTTATTATTCAAAAACTGACCTTAAGAAATAATAAACAACAATCTGGTTTTATCTTGATCATCCTGTCATTACTATTTAAAATCAACTTTCCGAAAAGTACTCTCTTGGAATTAGTTTTCTGCCGGCAAATCCGGCTTCAATATCGTGATAATACTTCAGGTTGTCTTCATCGCTGCGCCAGCATAACAAGACCTCTTTGCCGTTGATCTTTGCTGGAAAATCAACCAGCCCGATTGTGAAATTCCAATCTTTGAAATAGCAACCGATTTGCTCTAATTCTGCTAAATAACCATTCAGCTTATCGACAAGCTCTTCAACTTCCGGATTGTCCGCTTCACCATCTTTTTGCATTAAGTTTAAGGTTCCAATTCTCTGGCCAATTTCAAGAATGTCGTATACGATTCGTTTCACCAATGGCAAAGTCTTACTGGCTTCCACAGGAGTGTAATATTTTTTCATAATTTATAAACTTTTCTTGTACCCTAAAAACCAACTTTCTGAGTAATTTCTAAAATGATTTTGACAGAGAGCAATAGAAAGTTGGTTTTCTATTACGATATAAGCACTACTCTCCGGCATTTAGATACAAATAAATTCTTGCAGCAAGCGCTCCGCCCAATAGAGGGCCAATTAAATAGATCCATATTGATCCTATTGCAGAACCGCCATTCAATGCATCCACAACCATGGGTCCGATGGCTACAGCAGGATTCAAAGCGCCACCGGAAATAGATCCTATCGACATGGCGGCAGTCAGCACTGTAAAACCTATGGCTAGTCCATAGATATAATTTCCTTCTAACTTCTTGGTTGTGGCAACAGTTAACACAACCGAACAAAGTGCAAATGTAAACAATAACTCCAGCAGGATAGCTTTCCAGGCTGCCACACCGGCGCCGGGAGTTGGAGCAAATGTGTTATTATTGATTAAATAATAGATCAGGGCTGCAACCAATGCACCTAAAATTTGAGCAGCCATATAACCGGGCACCTGGCTTGCATTCAGTTTTCCCCGCATCCAAACGGCTAATGTTACAGCCGGATTGTAATGACCTCCTGAAATATGCCCGCCCATGTATACCATAACCATCAAAACAACTCCAATGGCTATTGGATCGCCGGCTAAACCAATGGTTAACACCAGGAACATCGTGCCAATAAACTCCATCAAATAGTTACGCATTACTTCCTCCACTTAGGTTAAGATTATAATTTTGGCGGACAATATACAGAAAAATGGTGGGTTATGCAATGGTTTAATTAGTGTTTGACCGAAAACTCTTTGCCCATACCACTCATTGTCATTTCGAGTGAATGCGAGAAATCTTATAAGTTTCTATAATTCTAATATGTTAGCATCTTTTTATGAAAAAGATTTCTCCTCGCGGAGTTTATCCTGAGCGCAGCCGAAGGGCTCCGTCGAAATGACAAATGCCTAGTTTTCGTTCAGACACTAATTATGAAAATAGTCGAAAATTTAATCCAATCTCTTAAATTATTATGACAACAGAATAAGACAAAAAATCAATTATTCTACAATCGGCCAGAGAACTACTCTTCTTTCGATTTGGATTTAACAAAACTTCGATGGATGATATTGCAGTACTGAGCAGCCGATAATATGAAAACGATACGGATAATTCCAGGAAAAGAATCTATTTTTGAGGTGGAATTAAAAAGGTGGTATAATTTTTTTATTTTGTCTTCTATTCGTGTTGGCATTCTTACAGTTGCTATTTTATACAACCTCCAGATAGGATTTTTTTGTTAATCAAATAGCAATCCAATACTTGAAATCAGACTATACTTGATAAAGTAGAAATTTGACACTATATTTTGGATAAATGTCGTATTCTCACTTTAACAGGAGAGACTAAAAATGAATCTATCCGCCCTTGCAAATGTGTTAGGAGGAAAGAAAGTTCTCAAAAAAGACATACAAAGCCGAATGGATCTGATTGAGCTAAGTAATAAAGGGGTGACGAAAGATGCTCTAATCCATCTGGCAAAATACTTTGCTTGTTCGGTTAATCAGATAGCACAGCTCCTCCCTGTTACTGAGCGAACGATACAGAGGTACACACCCGGAAAACCCTT harbors:
- a CDS encoding amidohydrolase produces the protein MIIIALAIPLQLLIGCESKNNTADLVLLNGKIVTMEDDYPEVEAIAIRGKHILAIGTEQEIKHYITDRTDIIDLQGQLAIPGLIEGHGHFLRLGEVLTQLDLTKARNWPEIVKLVAEAAINANPGDWILGWGWHQDKWEKPPSPNVEGLPTHHDLSKVSPNNPVLLNHVSGHGIFVNEKALQLAGITTTTANPPGGEIVRDVRRYAIGMLRETAAEMVWNLVDQFKASRSSQEIEAEFRNQVALAARNAIENGITSFQDMGSSFETIDKLKKMAGEGNLPIRLYLAIQESAEDLEGKLQQYRLINHGDGYLTVRTIGEKVLDGALGTHGGWLLEPYSDLPRSVGFNVTPVEDIRRSAELAIQHDYQMAIQGIGDRAARILFDIYEAEFKKNPTKNDLRWRIEHAQVIHPDDLPRFAELGVIPGIQGIFACSDGPWVLDRLGEERARERSYLFQSMIQAGAVVMNGTDPPVEDIDPIASFHCAVTRELPDGSIFFPEQRMTREQALRAYTINNAYAAFEEDIKGSLKVGKLADITVLSKDIMKIPEDEIRSAEVVYTIIGGEVKYRKAKMGESLVN
- a CDS encoding RNA polymerase sigma-70 factor, with protein sequence MPLSNSFITISRIDSSKSILYDTQVEQSDTDLTLLIKTSDTGAFKILYYRYFEHLFRFLVYKTRNYELAKDLVQDIFYKIWNNRDSLDESKSIKAYLFRSANNLAIDHLRKVTIEDVYIQNAEKNQTVMPNEQFDLQEKADEAIKSLPEPLQTVFCLNRFDGLKYTEIAETLDISVKTVESRMSKALKILRIELKSFLALLLF
- a CDS encoding acyl-CoA dehydrogenase family protein, with product MEEKTKQMHASEEEARRVAEEAREKEWDRPSFLKETFLGNCRMDIIYPFPELKGINRPEFKEFYDKMYSFLKAVDSDAIDRNGKIPPEDIKKLAVMGAFGMKIETKYGGVGLYQAEYNKIMKLVASKDGNLAALLSAHQSIGVPQPLKLFGTEKQKNEYFPRIAKGEVTAFALTESNVGSDPAKLSTSVEDSKDGKYYILNGEKLWCTNGTIADLLVVMASHTEDGKMSAFIVETKWKGVEVIHRCHFMGLRALENGVIKFTDVKIPKENLLWKRGAGLKLALITLNTGRLTIPACSVGAAKACIEICRNWGKSRVQWGQPIGKHEAIAQKITTITANTFAMESVSDLATALSDNDFDIRLEAAVAKIFNTEVGWKIIDETLQIRSGRGYETADSLKARGEPGIPVERALRDFRINMIFEGTSEIMRLFIAREAVDKHLEVAGAMIDPKKKIGEKLSAFPGIVKFYIKWYPKLWFAWDRWPNHGQYGKLSKHIRFIHRATRKLAREIFHGMLIYRAAMQKKQAFLFRIVDIGAELFAMSATVSRAIKVKKEGTKNAEILADIFCANARKRIRQSFKALWSNTDKKQYKLVKEILDDKYLWMEDNIISNYPDEVGEKKEEAPVAKPSEKTIEEKKEEVEEATT
- a CDS encoding alpha/beta fold hydrolase — encoded protein: MKLNFKKLGGGKPIIIMHGLFGASDNWLTVGKKLADHNSVYLLDLRNHGQSPHSDDFSFNGMVEDLLEFRSDHNLENISLVGHSLGGKIAMKYALRFPRHLDKLVIVDISPIDRNSSNIQFIVNIIQAMKTLDFTIIQSRKQADESLMQGIPNLAIRQFLLKNLTREKDNSLTWKLNLSAIEQNIQILREGVFSKKPFSGPTLFLRGGNSDYIPLQDEELIPQLFPDAKISTIAGAGHWVHADAPVEVTNQILSFLSNK
- a CDS encoding DUF2203 domain-containing protein, whose translation is MKKYYTPVEASKTLPLVKRIVYDILEIGQRIGTLNLMQKDGEADNPEVEELVDKLNGYLAELEQIGCYFKDWNFTIGLVDFPAKINGKEVLLCWRSDEDNLKYYHDIEAGFAGRKLIPREYFSES
- a CDS encoding aquaporin, with the protein product MRNYLMEFIGTMFLVLTIGLAGDPIAIGVVLMVMVYMGGHISGGHYNPAVTLAVWMRGKLNASQVPGYMAAQILGALVAALIYYLINNNTFAPTPGAGVAAWKAILLELLFTFALCSVVLTVATTKKLEGNYIYGLAIGFTVLTAAMSIGSISGGALNPAVAIGPMVVDALNGGSAIGSIWIYLIGPLLGGALAARIYLYLNAGE
- a CDS encoding DUF2384 domain-containing protein; translation: MNLSALANVLGGKKVLKKDIQSRMDLIELSNKGVTKDALIHLAKYFACSVNQIAQLLPVTERTIQRYTPGKPFNRIVSEHILQIAEVAARGSEVFEDRDKFLAWMKQPSKALNNNKPMSLLNSRFGNDMVIDELGRMEHGVFS